A DNA window from Aminipila luticellarii contains the following coding sequences:
- a CDS encoding site-specific tyrosine recombinase: protein MNDYLEQFKKYLTSERRMSENSLQAYCRDIAEYSRFLKEKNAASLEDGSNTEVVAFVLKLKNDGKSSATVNRKVASLRAFYNFMLAKGYVKENPVVNIKSPKIERKELEYLTIEEVDKLLSLPDESIKGQRDKAILELMYATGIRVSEVIEAKVEDINLRLGFITCNGEHGKARIIPMGRPARAAVETYIFEIRDQFIKKKEEDPSKGPLFVNYFGERLTRQGLWKILKEYAGKAGIDSKITPQTLRNSFAVHMIQNGADLKSLQELMGHEDITATQIYLSVTKNRIKDVYDRTHPRA, encoded by the coding sequence ATGAACGATTATTTGGAGCAGTTTAAAAAATATTTGACCAGTGAACGCAGAATGTCTGAAAACTCTCTGCAGGCCTATTGCAGAGACATTGCGGAGTATAGTCGATTTTTAAAAGAAAAAAATGCAGCATCGCTGGAGGATGGCTCAAATACGGAGGTTGTAGCATTTGTTTTAAAATTAAAAAATGATGGAAAGTCTTCCGCTACTGTAAACAGAAAAGTAGCTTCCTTACGAGCCTTTTATAACTTTATGCTGGCTAAAGGGTATGTCAAAGAAAATCCCGTGGTGAACATAAAGTCTCCTAAAATAGAGCGAAAGGAACTGGAATACCTGACGATTGAAGAGGTGGACAAGCTGCTTTCCCTGCCGGATGAATCCATAAAAGGGCAGCGGGATAAAGCGATTCTGGAATTAATGTATGCTACCGGCATCCGGGTCAGTGAAGTCATAGAAGCAAAGGTGGAAGACATCAATCTAAGACTGGGCTTCATCACCTGCAACGGAGAGCACGGAAAAGCCAGAATCATTCCCATGGGAAGACCGGCTCGAGCAGCAGTGGAAACGTACATATTTGAAATCAGAGATCAATTTATAAAAAAGAAAGAAGAAGACCCTTCAAAGGGCCCTTTATTTGTAAATTATTTTGGTGAAAGGCTGACGAGACAAGGTCTTTGGAAGATCTTGAAGGAGTATGCGGGAAAAGCAGGCATTGACAGCAAAATCACACCGCAGACCCTTAGAAACTCCTTTGCGGTTCATATGATTCAAAACGGAGCCGATTTGAAATCCTTGCAGGAACTGATGGGACACGAGGATATAACGGCTACCCAAATTTATTTATCGGTAACGAAGAACCGAATCAAGGATGTATATGACAGAACGCACCCTAGAGCATAG
- a CDS encoding ribonuclease H-like domain-containing protein codes for MYIMQNDYIDNKYTKYQSRLLDFYIGNIDSSKIGVLDIETTGLSPRTSQFILGGLLIYTDSGATLKQYFAESLEEEKDTLIAFLDDIKNLDIVITYNGKHFDLNFLKIRMQRLNIYPDYQFPYNLDLYLLLNGHSSLRKLLPNLKQKTVENFMGLWSARTDEISGAESVEMYQRFLVTQSEELRRLIMLHNSDDVLQLSQLLPVLEKSDIHKAFFSLGFPIGDLHISKISFESKDIKISGHQKNPLTYCAYDLDNCPCSLNFNRFSEEFYVNLPIIRKSGLIIADTKAFEKDFSDLQKYDTYDNGFVVLKQGNSINYMETNHFIKILMERILEVIIPK; via the coding sequence ATGTACATAATGCAGAACGATTATATAGATAATAAATATACGAAATACCAATCACGTCTTTTAGATTTTTATATAGGCAATATCGACAGCAGTAAAATAGGCGTATTAGATATTGAAACAACCGGATTATCCCCACGCACCAGTCAATTTATCCTCGGAGGGCTTCTGATTTATACAGACTCAGGAGCAACATTAAAACAATATTTTGCCGAGAGCCTGGAAGAAGAAAAAGATACACTGATTGCCTTCCTGGATGATATAAAAAACTTAGATATTGTTATTACCTATAATGGCAAACATTTCGATCTGAATTTTTTGAAGATACGAATGCAGAGATTAAACATATATCCGGATTATCAATTTCCCTATAACTTAGACTTATACCTTCTGTTAAACGGGCATTCTTCTTTAAGAAAATTATTGCCGAATCTAAAGCAAAAAACGGTTGAAAACTTTATGGGGCTCTGGTCTGCCAGAACGGATGAAATTTCAGGAGCTGAAAGCGTAGAAATGTACCAGCGTTTTTTAGTGACTCAAAGCGAAGAGCTTCGCCGCTTAATCATGCTTCATAACAGCGACGATGTTCTGCAGCTTTCGCAGCTTCTTCCTGTCTTAGAAAAATCTGATATTCATAAAGCCTTTTTTTCCTTGGGTTTTCCCATAGGAGACTTACATATTTCTAAAATTTCTTTTGAATCCAAAGATATTAAAATTTCCGGGCATCAAAAGAATCCATTGACCTACTGTGCCTATGATCTGGATAATTGTCCCTGCTCCTTAAATTTTAACAGATTTTCTGAAGAATTTTACGTAAATCTGCCCATAATAAGAAAGTCCGGATTAATTATCGCGGATACAAAAGCTTTTGAAAAAGATTTTTCTGACTTGCAAAAATATGATACCTATGACAATGGTTTTGTAGTATTAAAGCAAGGGAATTCTATAAATTATATGGAAACAAATCACTTTATAAAAATACTAATGGAGCGGATTTTGGAGGTAATAATACCAAAATGA
- a CDS encoding stage V sporulation protein S: MEVLKVSAKSNPNSVAGALAGVLREKGDAEIQAIGAGALNQAIKAVAIARGFVAPGGVDLVCVPAFTDIQIDGEERTAIKLIIEPR; this comes from the coding sequence ATGGAAGTTTTAAAAGTGTCAGCAAAGTCAAATCCCAATTCTGTAGCAGGAGCACTGGCAGGTGTGCTGAGAGAAAAGGGAGATGCAGAGATACAGGCCATAGGGGCTGGAGCTTTAAATCAGGCTATAAAGGCTGTTGCAATTGCCAGAGGGTTTGTAGCACCGGGAGGAGTAGACTTGGTTTGTGTGCCAGCATTTACAGATATACAAATTGATGGGGAAGAAAGGACTGCCATCAAATTAATTATTGAACCTCGCTAA
- a CDS encoding glutamate-5-semialdehyde dehydrogenase: MINYNELARCAKTASFKMATLNEDIRNNALQAIAKALQDNREAIFRENAEDMSKAEAEHLALPIINRLKFDEHKLQDILSGIESLLTLPDPLFKKLLERELDEGLTLVKTTCPIGVIGVIFESRPDALIQISTLCIKSGNCSILKGGSEAVRTNKILFETIKAAGLSAGLPENFITLVETRAGIDELIKCHESIDLLIPRGSNAFVQYIMANSKIPVMGHADGICHIYVDKAADFEKAASIIADAKAQYVAACNTVETLLVHQQIAKEFLPVLQKALKAKQVLIKGCKDTQKIIACEPADEEDFKTEYLDYIISVKLVNTIEEAIEHINRYGSHHTDCIITEDAAAAEQFMSFVDSAGVYQNCSTRFADGFRYGFGAEVGISTSKLHARGPVGLEGLVTYKYKLFGNGHIVSDYAEGKKSFHFKDK, translated from the coding sequence ATGATCAATTATAATGAATTGGCCCGCTGTGCCAAAACAGCCAGCTTCAAAATGGCTACGCTGAATGAAGATATAAGAAATAACGCTCTGCAGGCCATAGCTAAAGCATTACAGGACAACCGGGAAGCTATTTTCAGAGAAAATGCCGAAGATATGTCCAAAGCGGAAGCGGAGCATTTAGCTCTCCCCATCATCAATCGATTAAAATTCGACGAGCATAAGCTTCAGGATATTTTGAGCGGCATCGAAAGCCTCTTAACCCTTCCCGACCCACTCTTTAAGAAGCTTCTTGAACGGGAACTGGATGAAGGTCTGACCTTAGTAAAAACCACTTGCCCAATCGGAGTCATAGGCGTTATCTTTGAATCTCGTCCCGATGCTCTGATTCAGATTTCTACTCTATGTATTAAAAGCGGAAACTGTTCCATCTTAAAAGGGGGGAGTGAAGCCGTCCGAACAAACAAAATCTTATTTGAAACGATCAAAGCCGCCGGACTTTCAGCAGGACTTCCTGAGAACTTTATTACACTAGTAGAGACTCGTGCGGGCATCGATGAATTAATCAAGTGCCATGAGTCCATAGATTTATTGATTCCCAGAGGTTCCAATGCCTTTGTCCAATACATAATGGCAAACTCAAAGATTCCGGTGATGGGTCATGCAGATGGCATTTGCCACATTTATGTAGATAAAGCTGCAGATTTTGAAAAGGCTGCCTCCATTATCGCAGATGCAAAAGCTCAGTATGTGGCCGCATGCAATACCGTTGAAACGTTACTGGTACATCAGCAGATCGCTAAAGAGTTTCTGCCTGTGCTGCAAAAAGCTCTGAAAGCCAAACAAGTTTTGATAAAGGGCTGTAAGGACACCCAAAAAATTATTGCCTGCGAACCGGCTGATGAAGAAGACTTTAAAACGGAGTATCTTGACTATATAATATCTGTAAAACTGGTAAATACTATTGAAGAAGCTATTGAGCACATCAACAGATACGGTTCTCATCACACGGACTGCATCATAACAGAAGACGCTGCCGCCGCCGAACAGTTCATGAGCTTTGTGGATTCTGCGGGAGTCTATCAGAACTGCTCCACGCGATTTGCCGACGGTTTCAGATATGGCTTCGGAGCGGAAGTCGGTATAAGTACCAGCAAGCTTCACGCACGGGGTCCGGTTGGCTTGGAAGGGCTTGTCACCTATAAATATAAGCTTTTTGGTAATGGTCACATTGTTTCCGATTATGCCGAAGGGAAAAAAAGCTTCCACTTTAAGGATAAATAA
- a CDS encoding stage II sporulation protein M produces the protein MRKTPFSNTIETLSFSKECTTLLFFVFIFGISTGVFFEVMMNTDMKSDMQFYLQNLLRSPLDAGGASGDSFASLIDSVITNMLAIVFIGLSGYTRFSYPAASVILFVKGISLGYCCALILETLSLKGVFIILLSLFPQNTLLIPTFFVSANIAITKASSMKYKKNKGIVRRFNASDAPYLYAHLFLCILVLASCIIQSIFLPAAAKFI, from the coding sequence ATGAGAAAAACACCATTTTCCAATACGATCGAAACGCTTTCTTTTTCAAAGGAATGCACTACTTTACTGTTCTTTGTTTTCATTTTTGGAATTTCTACCGGCGTCTTTTTTGAAGTGATGATGAATACCGATATGAAGTCTGACATGCAATTTTACCTGCAAAATCTGCTTCGTTCCCCTCTGGATGCAGGGGGAGCATCCGGTGATTCATTTGCGTCTTTAATCGATTCCGTTATCACGAACATGCTGGCCATTGTTTTCATTGGTTTGTCCGGCTATACAAGATTTTCTTATCCGGCCGCCTCCGTTATACTGTTTGTAAAGGGGATTTCTTTAGGCTATTGCTGTGCCTTAATACTGGAAACTTTATCGTTGAAGGGAGTCTTTATTATTCTTCTGTCTCTTTTTCCGCAGAATACCCTGTTGATCCCGACCTTCTTCGTATCGGCCAACATTGCCATTACCAAGGCATCCTCCATGAAATACAAAAAAAATAAAGGTATAGTCAGAAGATTCAATGCCTCGGATGCTCCATACCTTTATGCTCATTTGTTTTTATGCATACTGGTTCTCGCCAGCTGCATCATTCAAAGTATCTTTTTACCGGCTGCCGCAAAGTTCATTTAG
- a CDS encoding nitroreductase family protein — MDYKHAISIRYSCRSYLPDKIEASIVEKLQASITDYNLLSGLNIQLILNNGDAFSGLSKSYGMFSGVNNYIAMIGRSNGIHEKEKIGYYGEKLVLEATEYGLGTCWVAGTYNKDACVCKLGSREEIYCVIPIGYPAVKKSFKDKLINTVVNTKKKPVKDFFDSKNNIPDWFLEGIKAVQSAPSAVNKQPVKFSFTDDTNETLPSVHAWITSNRYGTEQIDLGIAKLHFEIGASDVDWEWED, encoded by the coding sequence ATGGATTATAAACATGCAATATCAATACGGTACTCTTGTCGAAGCTATTTGCCCGATAAGATTGAAGCTTCTATTGTTGAAAAGCTCCAAGCATCTATTACAGATTATAATCTGTTGTCTGGCTTAAACATTCAGCTGATTTTAAACAATGGCGATGCTTTTAGCGGACTTTCCAAAAGTTATGGTATGTTTTCCGGGGTAAACAATTATATCGCCATGATTGGAAGATCCAATGGTATTCATGAAAAAGAGAAAATCGGATATTACGGTGAAAAACTAGTACTTGAAGCGACTGAATATGGTCTTGGTACCTGCTGGGTCGCCGGTACTTATAATAAAGACGCCTGTGTCTGCAAGCTAGGCTCTCGTGAAGAAATTTACTGTGTCATACCAATCGGATATCCCGCAGTTAAAAAAAGCTTTAAAGATAAACTGATTAATACTGTAGTGAATACAAAAAAGAAGCCCGTAAAGGACTTCTTTGATTCTAAAAATAATATTCCGGATTGGTTTTTAGAAGGTATAAAAGCTGTTCAATCAGCGCCTTCTGCCGTAAATAAACAGCCCGTGAAGTTCTCGTTCACGGATGACACAAATGAAACACTTCCATCTGTTCATGCATGGATTACTTCTAACCGTTACGGAACAGAACAAATAGATCTGGGAATTGCCAAACTCCACTTTGAAATAGGAGCTTCTGATGTAGACTGGGAATGGGAAGATTAA
- a CDS encoding manganese efflux pump — protein MKKVYFNFIEISILSGIILLGTLASMFFGKSLLCLIPAHFAGILGGVVIIGIGLYYLMAFYMKEKDSDIKNKEVNKEKKAILDEESSTEQKKLPYKDIMLLALALSVNNVGLGIGASITGLNITMTCFTSFIFSFMFIYLGNTAGKGRIASLIGKYAEPASGMIILLLGCLEIFI, from the coding sequence ATGAAAAAGGTATATTTTAATTTTATTGAAATAAGTATTCTGAGCGGAATTATTTTATTGGGTACGTTGGCATCCATGTTTTTTGGGAAGAGTCTGCTCTGCCTTATACCTGCACATTTTGCCGGAATTTTGGGCGGGGTAGTCATTATCGGCATAGGGCTGTACTACCTTATGGCGTTTTATATGAAAGAGAAAGATTCAGATATTAAGAATAAAGAAGTGAATAAAGAGAAAAAAGCGATATTGGATGAAGAGAGTTCGACTGAACAGAAAAAGCTTCCGTATAAAGATATTATGCTATTGGCTTTAGCCCTGTCCGTAAATAATGTCGGTCTGGGTATAGGTGCCAGTATTACGGGACTAAATATAACAATGACTTGCTTTACTTCGTTTATTTTTAGTTTTATGTTTATATATTTGGGGAATACGGCGGGAAAAGGCCGCATTGCAAGCTTGATAGGAAAATATGCAGAACCCGCTTCGGGAATGATTATACTCCTTTTAGGTTGTTTGGAGATTTTTATATAA
- a CDS encoding NUDIX domain-containing protein — MTFEEKTVSSEMIYKGAILNLRKDKVQVINGGTSYREIVEHNGGVAMIAIKEDGKVILVRQFRKPIEKVIMEIPAGKIEKGEDPYSTAVRELKEETGYTAGKIEYLTKFYPSVGYSKEVLYIYLCTDLVPGETEFDENEALDIFEIDLDELFKMAVNGEIEDGKTAIGVMQAWAKIKLNH, encoded by the coding sequence ATGACTTTTGAGGAAAAAACAGTATCAAGCGAGATGATTTATAAAGGTGCCATTTTAAACCTGCGAAAGGATAAGGTGCAGGTAATTAATGGGGGCACCTCTTACCGGGAAATTGTGGAGCATAACGGCGGTGTGGCTATGATTGCCATAAAAGAGGACGGAAAAGTCATTCTGGTCAGACAGTTTAGAAAACCTATTGAAAAGGTTATTATGGAGATTCCCGCCGGAAAAATTGAAAAGGGAGAAGATCCCTACAGTACGGCCGTTCGGGAGCTAAAGGAAGAAACCGGATACACAGCTGGCAAAATAGAGTATTTGACGAAATTTTATCCTTCGGTAGGATATTCTAAAGAGGTCTTATATATTTACCTTTGCACCGATTTAGTCCCCGGAGAAACGGAGTTTGATGAAAATGAAGCACTGGATATCTTTGAGATCGATTTGGATGAACTGTTTAAAATGGCTGTGAACGGTGAAATTGAAGATGGAAAGACAGCCATAGGCGTTATGCAGGCCTGGGCAAAAATCAAGCTAAATCACTAA
- the proC gene encoding pyrroline-5-carboxylate reductase → MKLGFIGAGNMGGAILRGYLSSGKIQPDDVFVCGRNMEKLEKLCHELEVHGCRTITELMEACDVILLGVKPNMFPEIMPQVAEKYEKNKVLVSMAAGITIENISEFVGPDAKIIRVMPNTPAMVKEAMTSVSRNANVEDECFSQVFDIFQSIGRAEEVDEQLIHCVIGVSGSSPAYTYMYIDALAEAAVHNGMDKEQAVIFAAQSVLGAAKMVLETGVDPVQLRINVCSPGGTTIEAVNTLQEKGFTELVQSGFQAAVEKSKRMSE, encoded by the coding sequence ATGAAACTTGGATTTATAGGAGCGGGCAACATGGGGGGAGCTATCCTGAGAGGATATTTGTCATCGGGCAAAATTCAGCCGGATGATGTGTTTGTTTGCGGCCGAAATATGGAGAAGCTGGAAAAGCTCTGCCATGAGCTGGAAGTTCACGGATGCAGAACCATCACCGAACTGATGGAAGCCTGTGATGTGATCCTGCTTGGCGTTAAGCCCAATATGTTTCCAGAGATCATGCCTCAGGTGGCAGAAAAATATGAAAAAAATAAAGTGCTGGTTTCCATGGCAGCGGGCATTACCATAGAAAATATCAGTGAGTTTGTAGGACCGGATGCTAAAATCATACGGGTTATGCCTAATACGCCTGCAATGGTAAAAGAGGCTATGACTTCCGTGAGCAGAAATGCCAATGTAGAAGATGAGTGCTTCTCACAGGTTTTTGATATCTTTCAATCCATCGGCAGGGCGGAAGAGGTAGATGAACAGCTGATTCATTGTGTGATCGGAGTCAGCGGAAGCAGCCCTGCCTATACGTATATGTATATTGATGCTTTGGCGGAAGCAGCTGTGCACAATGGGATGGATAAGGAGCAGGCGGTTATCTTTGCTGCGCAGTCTGTTTTGGGGGCGGCAAAGATGGTATTGGAGACCGGTGTGGATCCCGTTCAGTTGAGAATCAATGTGTGCTCACCGGGAGGAACGACCATTGAAGCTGTAAATACCTTGCAGGAAAAGGGGTTTACAGAGTTGGTACAGTCCGGCTTTCAGGCGGCTGTGGAGAAATCGAAACGGATGAGCGAATAA
- a CDS encoding ABC-F family ATP-binding cassette domain-containing protein — protein MINVTNVSMNFSGTTLFKEVDLKFTPGNCYGIIGANGAGKSTFLRILSGDLEPTTGNVTIGKDMRMSVLKQDHFAFDDFNVLDTIIQGNPRLYQIMKEKDALYAKEDFTDEDGIKASELEGEFAELNGWEAESDAGRLIQGLGLSMDLLYSEMSTLTEKEKVKVLLAQALFGKPEIILLDEPTNGLDIVAINWLEDFLLDYPGTMLVVSHDRHFLNTVCTNIVDVDYGKIKMYVGNYEFWYESSQMVQKMIKDQNKKNEDKIKELQSFIQRFSANKSKSKQATSRRKLIEKLTVDEMPSSSRRYPYVGFQMDREAGKELLTVEDLSKTIDGVKVLDHVSFRLNKGDKVAFVGENEIANTTLFKILMEEIEPDEGSFKWGVSTSQSYFPRENGEFFDDCDLTIIKWLGQFTTETTETFLRGFLGRMLFSGEDVYKPVKVLSGGEKVRCMLSRMMLFGSNILLLDQPTNHLDLESITALNNGLIDFKGNLLFASHDHEFIQTIANRIIEIQEDGSILDRLCTYDDFIEQFEK, from the coding sequence ATGATAAATGTTACAAATGTAAGTATGAACTTTAGTGGTACGACACTTTTTAAAGAAGTAGATTTAAAATTTACTCCGGGAAATTGCTATGGTATCATCGGAGCCAATGGTGCGGGCAAATCCACATTTCTTAGGATCTTATCCGGAGATTTAGAACCTACTACGGGAAATGTTACCATAGGAAAAGATATGAGAATGTCTGTTCTGAAGCAGGATCACTTTGCTTTTGATGATTTCAACGTACTGGATACGATCATTCAGGGAAATCCCAGACTCTATCAGATTATGAAAGAAAAGGATGCCCTGTATGCAAAAGAAGATTTTACCGATGAAGATGGAATCAAGGCTTCTGAGCTGGAAGGCGAATTTGCGGAACTGAATGGATGGGAAGCGGAGTCGGATGCCGGCAGGCTGATTCAGGGTCTGGGGCTTTCCATGGATCTTCTTTATAGTGAAATGAGTACGCTGACGGAAAAAGAAAAGGTTAAGGTGCTGCTGGCACAGGCCTTATTTGGGAAACCTGAAATTATTTTGCTGGACGAGCCTACCAATGGGTTGGACATCGTAGCAATCAACTGGTTGGAGGATTTCCTTTTGGACTATCCGGGAACCATGCTGGTCGTATCCCATGACCGACATTTCTTAAATACGGTGTGCACCAACATTGTGGATGTGGACTATGGAAAGATTAAGATGTATGTGGGAAACTATGAGTTCTGGTATGAATCCTCTCAGATGGTTCAGAAAATGATCAAGGATCAGAACAAGAAGAACGAGGACAAGATAAAAGAATTGCAGAGCTTTATTCAGCGGTTCTCTGCCAACAAGTCCAAGTCCAAACAGGCTACTTCCAGAAGAAAGCTGATCGAAAAACTGACGGTAGACGAAATGCCGTCCTCTTCCAGACGATATCCCTATGTGGGATTTCAAATGGATCGGGAAGCCGGTAAAGAATTGTTGACAGTAGAAGACCTTTCCAAGACCATTGATGGGGTAAAGGTTCTGGATCATGTTTCTTTCCGTTTAAATAAGGGAGATAAGGTCGCCTTTGTAGGGGAAAATGAAATCGCCAATACGACCTTGTTTAAAATACTTATGGAAGAAATAGAACCGGATGAAGGAAGCTTCAAGTGGGGAGTCAGCACCTCTCAATCCTATTTCCCCAGAGAAAACGGTGAATTCTTTGACGATTGCGATCTGACTATTATTAAATGGCTGGGACAGTTCACCACAGAAACCACGGAAACGTTCCTGAGAGGATTCTTAGGAAGAATGCTTTTCTCCGGAGAGGATGTTTACAAGCCGGTCAAGGTACTGTCCGGAGGGGAAAAGGTGCGATGCATGCTTTCCAGAATGATGCTGTTTGGATCCAATATCTTACTGTTGGATCAGCCGACCAACCATCTGGATCTGGAATCGATTACCGCTTTGAATAACGGACTGATCGATTTTAAGGGAAATCTATTGTTTGCTTCCCACGACCATGAGTTTATTCAGACCATTGCCAATCGAATCATTGAGATACAGGAGGATGGAAGCATCCTTGACAGACTGTGCACGTACGATGACTTTATTGAGCAGTTTGAAAAATAA
- a CDS encoding metallophosphoesterase has translation MKTISRLNEVYKNAKEIPFDDTSKFVFFGDTHRGDDSIADEFGKNKHIFYHALNYYYQNDFTYVEVGDGDELWENSNFEHIRNSHFSVFNKLKEFYDAGRLYIIFGNHNMKMKSPDWVEKNMYSVYDEYLGEKVDLFPGLKVYEAFRFKHKKTHQEIFVVHGHQGDLINDQLAFISHFIIRFFWHFMHLIGVRYAASPAKSRRKMHKVEKNYTKWNAQNDTIIICGHTHRPKFPDPGESSYFNVGCGMHPRGITCLELIYGKLILVAWRVHSKKDGTLFIKRTALKGPVPIKAYDKTPPIKGKEIKNKSIQTKQE, from the coding sequence ATGAAAACAATTTCAAGATTAAACGAAGTTTATAAAAATGCAAAGGAAATCCCTTTCGACGATACATCAAAATTCGTATTTTTTGGTGATACACATCGTGGAGACGACAGTATTGCAGATGAATTTGGAAAAAATAAACATATTTTTTACCATGCATTAAATTATTATTACCAGAACGATTTTACATATGTTGAAGTCGGTGATGGGGATGAGCTTTGGGAAAATTCCAATTTTGAACACATAAGAAACAGTCATTTCTCGGTGTTCAACAAGCTTAAGGAATTTTATGATGCCGGCAGACTGTATATCATTTTCGGCAATCATAATATGAAGATGAAATCCCCGGATTGGGTTGAAAAGAATATGTACAGTGTTTACGACGAATATCTGGGGGAAAAGGTGGATTTATTTCCCGGCTTGAAGGTCTATGAGGCTTTTCGTTTTAAACATAAGAAAACACATCAGGAAATTTTTGTGGTGCATGGCCATCAGGGAGATTTGATCAACGATCAGCTGGCTTTTATTTCCCATTTTATCATTCGGTTCTTCTGGCATTTTATGCACTTAATCGGCGTGCGTTACGCGGCAAGCCCTGCAAAGAGCAGACGTAAAATGCACAAGGTTGAAAAAAACTATACAAAATGGAATGCACAAAATGATACCATTATCATATGCGGGCATACCCATAGACCAAAATTCCCCGATCCCGGAGAATCTTCATATTTTAACGTGGGATGCGGTATGCATCCACGGGGTATCACCTGTCTGGAGTTAATCTACGGGAAACTTATTTTAGTGGCCTGGCGGGTTCACTCTAAAAAAGACGGCACCTTGTTTATTAAGCGCACGGCCTTAAAAGGTCCTGTTCCAATTAAAGCGTATGACAAAACCCCCCCCATAAAGGGCAAAGAAATCAAAAATAAATCAATACAAACAAAACAGGAGTAA
- the proB gene encoding glutamate 5-kinase, whose protein sequence is MSAISDVINNSKKIVIKLGSNVLSDDHGNVNKTALHNIVEQVNGLIEQGKQVVIVSSGAGICGVGAINKWSRRGDINYKQALCAIGQVELMMAYKEYFSDYGLHVGQILLTKEDFEEHTRNLNIRNALFTLIDEGVVPIINENDSVSVDEIKIGDNDTLSALTAALWNADTLIILSDIDGVFDKDPKSHKSARLIEEIHDIRELLENIDVKGKSSFGTGGITCKIEAARRVNQYGIPMILLNGKKLNIIKDAASGEESGTVFFGKAD, encoded by the coding sequence ATGAGTGCGATAAGTGACGTAATTAATAATAGTAAAAAAATTGTGATTAAGCTGGGAAGCAATGTTTTATCCGATGACCACGGAAATGTGAATAAAACCGCATTACATAATATTGTGGAACAGGTAAATGGGTTGATCGAGCAGGGCAAGCAGGTTGTGATCGTGTCTTCAGGTGCAGGCATTTGCGGAGTTGGTGCCATTAATAAATGGAGCAGAAGAGGAGATATTAATTATAAGCAGGCCCTGTGTGCGATTGGTCAGGTGGAGCTGATGATGGCCTATAAGGAGTATTTTAGTGATTATGGACTGCACGTGGGACAGATTTTGCTGACAAAGGAAGATTTTGAAGAGCATACAAGAAATTTGAACATCAGGAATGCGTTGTTTACCTTGATTGATGAAGGCGTGGTGCCGATCATCAACGAAAATGACAGTGTAAGCGTAGATGAAATAAAAATCGGGGATAATGATACCTTGAGCGCACTCACAGCAGCCCTTTGGAATGCAGATACCTTGATTATACTGAGCGATATAGATGGTGTTTTTGATAAAGATCCGAAATCCCACAAAAGTGCAAGATTAATTGAAGAAATTCATGATATTCGTGAACTTTTGGAAAACATAGATGTAAAAGGAAAGAGCAGTTTTGGAACCGGAGGCATTACCTGCAAGATTGAAGCTGCCAGAAGGGTGAATCAATATGGAATACCAATGATTCTCTTAAATGGTAAGAAATTAAATATTATTAAAGACGCGGCCAGCGGTGAAGAGTCCGGGACTGTTTTCTTTGGAAAGGCGGATTAA
- a CDS encoding spore coat protein produces MVLTEKERTLLNDLKSEEKLCIDKYNKYSSEASCGELKNLFSSLEGVEQNHYDTITQILNGNTPSMGMGGSQKPNLQQMSGQNPISQQMSAQSQSSQQMSGQSQSGGQDKTKDKYLCSDALGTEKHVSSMYDTCIFEFKDENVRNALNHIQKEEQEHGKKIYDYMSQNGMYS; encoded by the coding sequence ATGGTATTAACGGAAAAGGAAAGAACCCTTTTAAATGATTTAAAATCTGAGGAGAAGCTTTGTATCGATAAATACAATAAATATTCTTCAGAAGCCAGCTGCGGAGAGTTAAAAAATTTATTTTCCAGTTTGGAAGGGGTTGAGCAGAATCACTATGATACGATAACCCAGATTTTGAACGGAAATACACCAAGTATGGGAATGGGCGGAAGCCAGAAACCAAATTTGCAGCAAATGTCCGGCCAGAATCCGATTTCACAGCAGATGTCTGCACAGAGTCAGTCCTCCCAGCAAATGTCCGGTCAGAGCCAGTCCGGCGGGCAGGATAAGACCAAGGATAAATATTTGTGTTCAGATGCACTGGGAACTGAAAAGCATGTGTCTTCCATGTATGATACCTGTATCTTTGAGTTTAAGGATGAAAACGTAAGAAATGCGTTGAATCATATTCAAAAGGAAGAGCAGGAGCATGGCAAGAAGATTTATGACTATATGTCCCAAAATGGTATGTACAGTTAA